A window of Megalobrama amblycephala isolate DHTTF-2021 unplaced genomic scaffold, ASM1881202v1 scaffold605, whole genome shotgun sequence genomic DNA:
GACACATAATATCCACTCATTTCTATATTTCCctattgttataaataaattttagtGTTAATATTTTCATACTTACCCTTTGTGTTGATTGAAGTTATTCTTGTTTGTCGGAGGGTTCTTgctgtatataaatattattaaatgagTATAAGCCTAAATACTTTGAGTTACTATAGCCATATAGGGTAATAGGGGGAATATTAATTTATAGTCGGGAGACATCTGTCAGAACCCGGTGCTCCGCCCTATTAAAGGTTAAGGGTAGGGGGCGCTACACTAGAATAGCCTTTAGTTATAGAATAGTTACAGTAAAATTATTTGTGATTTGTCCATGTTGTTTAGCATATTAGGTAATAATATTAGAATAGCTAGCTGTTAGTTATAAAATTGTTACTGtataattatttgtaatttttcatGTTGTTAGCATATTAGGTCATACATACCACgttatattacaatatttagCCCTTAGTTATAAAACACGTACAGTATAACTATTTGTAATTTTCTATGTTGTTTAGCATATAccacataacattaaaatagttatcccttatttaaaaaataattacagtataattatttttaatttatattggtTGTTACCTTTTTATTAACCAAACTTTACTTATTGTTACCCTATATCTACATATAGGTTCTTTATAGGTACAAAATAATTACAGATAGTTACGCTGTAAATTCattgtaattacgcagtactttccgggctgtaatctaaagcgttacccaATGTAATGAGAACAGTTTTAACTGTAATGTGAAAACATTGATAATTTGCATAAATTAGTCACCTTCATCCTCCATGTCCTGTAAATAGTCCTGCAGAAAGTTGACTACTTTGGACTCCCTTGCACGCCTCATTGTACCCATCTCACTAAATGAAGGTGATAGTGAGTTCATCAGAAAATCAGCATCCaccttaaatttacaaaatgaaGAAAGTTAgacaattatatttaaaaacatttagtgATTCAGCAAGTTATCTATTGGGTGGTATTTATATTTACCTTGCAAAAAGATCCTGGAACAAACAGCTGCCTGCAAATGTCAGTTTCTTGTTGTACCAAGCTAAGGAGGTCATACAGTTTCAATCCAGAGGCGATTTGTTGTAGCATGGGAAGTAACCTCACTGTAGAGTGTAGAACCACAGAGCTATAATACAAAGATacttgaagaaaaaaatgagtATCTGAATTAAAAATCAAGACCAATAACCTACAATAAAATGTCATATACCGCACaatctcttcttttttttcaaaagacaCTGCCCCTGTATAACCACATGACAAAATTCTGTCTGTGAACTCCATGACAGTTGTGTTGTCAGCTGCCTTAATCTttgaaacaaaacacacaaaaagtattttaatttttaatcctTATAGGCAAAAAAAATTCCACTACCTTAACAATTTACCAAATAATTGTCATGAATCAGGTTTAATTGCTCCTTAAATTTTCCTCTTTCTTCCTATCGTTTCCTTAGGAGTTTTCACCTGCAGCTCTTTTCTCCTCAGCGCTCGCACTGATTGATCACGCACCTGTTGCGCTTCTTCTCTGATTGCTAACCCCTTCTTTGCTCTGCTGCTAGCCGCGCTTCAGTGTCGGATTATTGTTTTCTCTCGCTGGCGTTTGCTCCCCGCTTCCTTAAGGAGACTTTTTGCTGATCTCTATTATTGTGTGTGCTACTGTCTTAGTCCCAGTCCCTGTCACAGACGTCTTCTCTGGATTTCTCATCCGACTTCTGGTTCCCTCTGCCTGGTTCTCCATCTGTCGGCCGTGGGTTTTACCATCACCAGCCCGAAGAAGCCCTGACCAATAACGGCTCTGTGGCACCCCTTgactgttgtttttttctctatttattttccattccagctgcagtgtgtgtgtgattccGCACTTGGCAGACTGCCTGAGTTATTTTCTCGGAAGGActattaaaactgtgttcattcCACTCTCTCGCCTCTGGGTCCTATTTCCCGTGACAGAATAATCTGACCAGCTATGGACCCGGCGGGGGAAGGGCCGATTCGTTCGGCGGTGGAGATGCAGGGAGTCATGCTAGGGAGACATGAGGAGGAGCTCTCCGCTGCAAGACAGGCGGTAGAGAGTCTCGCTGGCCAGGTTGCTGATCTTAATCACCGTTTGCAGTATCTCCGCTCCGAGCTGTCCGATCCTCCGTCTCCCAGCTCAGCTCCGGAGCCTAGAGTGAACAATCCCCCAAGATACGCGGGTGAGCCATCTGAATGTAAGGCTTTTCTCAGTGCGAGGTTGTCTTCTCTCTTCAGCCCGCCACATACGCTTCTGACCGCGCCAGGGTCGCCTTTGTGATTTCCTTACTGACTGGAAGAGCGCGGGACTGGGCCACGGCGGTCTGGGAGGCAGAGGCTGAGTGCTGCCGGTGCTTTGCCCAGTTTAAGGAGGAGATGACGAAGGTCTTCGATCGTTCGGTCAGTGGACGCGAGGCGTCTCGTCAGCTAGCTGTGCTTCGCCAGGGCAGAAGGTCAGTTTCCGACTATTCCATAGAGTTTCGTACTCTCTCTGACACCAGTGAGTGGAACGAGCCTGCTCTGGCAGCTCGGTTTCTGGAGGGGCTGTGCTCAGAAGTTAAAGACGAGATTTATGCGCGTGAAGTCCCCACTGATTTCGATCAGTTGGTGGAATTGGCCATCAGATTGGAGAGGCGAGCTGAGCTACGACGCCGTGTCCGAGGGCCGACCCCTTCACCACCTGCTCTCACTCCTGTATCGTTCGAGGCTGCTCAGATTCCCGAGCCTATGCAAGTTTCCGGGATACGAATCTCTCCTGCTGAGCGTCAGCGCCGCATCCTGCATCGGCTGTGCATGTACTGCGGAGGATCTGGTCATCTGGTAGCGGTCTGTCCGTTAAAAGGATGCGCTCGTCAGTAGATCGGGGAGTACTGACGGGCGCAGCTGCGAGATCCCCTTCGGAGAGAACACGCACCATTTTCCCGGCCACACTTCACTGGTCTGGAATCAGGGTCTCGTGTCAAGCCTTTATCGATTCTGGCTGCGAAGGAAATTTCATGGACGAAGCATGGGCTTTGGAGCATAACATTCCTCTTCACCATCTTGATAAGACTACCCCTCTATTCGCTCTGGATGGAAGTCAGCTACCATGTACTCGTCTCGCCACCGCTCCGGTGAGTCTCACCATCTCGGGAAATCACCAAGAgacaatttcattttttattttttcgtTCCTCCATCACCCCTGTTGTATTGGGTCACCCCTGGCTAGTCCAACATAACCCGCAGATTGACTGGGCAGAGGGAAGTATTATGTCATGGAAGCTGTCTTGTCATACCCATTGTCTTGTTTCCGCTGTTCCTTCTCTCTCTTCTGTTTCTGTCTTTCAGGAGGAACCTGCTGATTTGTCTGGAGTGCCGGAGGAGTATCTCGATTTGCGGGCTGTGTTCAGCCGTTCCCGGGCCGCCTCTCTCCCTCCCCACCGCCCTTACGATTGTAGCATCAACCTCCTTCCCGGTACTACCCCTCCTCGCGGGCGCTTGTATTCGCTCTCCGCTCCCGAACGCGAGGCTCCTGAGAAATATTTGGCTGAGAGTCTCGCGGCCGGGACTGTCGTTTCTTCTACCTCGCCCGCCGGTGCGggggttttttttgtcaagaaaaaGGACGGGTCGCTTCGACCTTGCATAGATTATCGAGGCCTCAACGACATAACTGTTAAGAACCGTTATCCTTTACCCCTTATGTCGTCGGCGTTTGAGATCTTGCAAGGGGCCAAGATCTTCACTAAACTCGATCTCCGTAACGCCTACCACTTGGTTCGGATTAAAGAGGGAGATGAG
This region includes:
- the LOC125262109 gene encoding G2/M phase-specific E3 ubiquitin-protein ligase-like — encoded protein: MMSGIEKRFFEGGDGGKNPKYSITDLDKHNFKAIGEIFAVSIAQGGPPPNFFSQWCYKYISTGEVDQEAITERNITDPEVMELIKEIKAADNTTVMEFTDRILSCGYTGAVSFEKKEEIVRSVVLHSTVRLLPMLQQIASGLKLYDLLSLVQQETDICRQLFVPGSFCKVDADFLMNSLSPSFSEMGTMRRARESKVVNFLQDYLQDMEDEGD